From the Mya arenaria isolate MELC-2E11 chromosome 17, ASM2691426v1 genome, the window ACGTGAACAAGAGTTAtagagtttaaaaaaatatgtttaaagtgtTATAGCATTTCAATATTCAGTTCAAAGTCTTATAGCGTCTAAATACTCATTTTCAAAGTGTTATAGCGTTTAAATATCTATGTTCTAAGTGTTGTAGCGTTTAAGTATCtatgtttaaagtaataaaGTGATTCATTAACCATGATAAAAGTGTCAAAGCGTTTAAATATTCATAGTGCCTTCAAGTGTTATAACGTTTAACAATTCATGTTCAAAGTgttaaagcatttcatttttaatgttaaaagtgTTATAGGGTTAGTAGGAGTAGTGTTAGTGGAAATTGcggaagcagtagtagtagtagtagtagtagtagtagtagtagtagtagaagtagtagtagtagtagtagtagtataggtggtagtggtagtggtagtggtagtagtagtagtagtagtagaagtagtagtagtagtagaagtggtagtagtggtagtagtggtggtagtggaagtggtagtggtagtggttgtagtggtagtagtagtagtagtagtagtggtagtagtagtggtagtggtagtggtggtagtggtggtggtgatagtggtgGTAGAGGTGGTAGggggtagtggtggtggtggtgctggtggtggtggtggtagtagtagtagtaaacgCAGCAGCatgagcagcagcagcaacaggaGCAGGAGTAGTAGCTAGAGTCATAGTCGTGGTTGTTGTTGAAttgtagtcgtagtcgtagtatTCTATTGCAGCACCGGACGGCTTGGACAGTAtctttgaaagaaatatgattattttgtttacccCGTCTATGAACAACcacatttataaattaacaaGTTTATGGGAAACAAATGGTTCTATGTAACAAAAGGTAACGACTTCATACGTTTTTACCAACTAGCTGAAAGGTATAAAAGCTGTTCCCAGGGTATTCAATTAGTTAATAAGTTGTATTGAATAGCAATTTGATAGAAGGATATATTCTTTGACAAAAAGCTTTAATGTAGTTATATTCTTGCAGCATCTGGTTGGTATGAGCTTATTCAAGGGCGTGTGAAGGTTGTTCACAAATTTCACCGCCTTTCTtgtgtttttataaatcatTCAGTTACACTAACATCCATTATTTTCCTCATTTTAAGCTGCCTTATTATAAAATCTTTTCTAAATTATTAgcttgtttccgcaaaacaccacGCACTCTTGGCcttggaagatacttataatatcatttttacccAATATCTCGTTATGGCCCAAAATCCCCTGgtcacatatatttaatataattatcttaatCGGAATACATATATTCTAAAACATGTATGTAAGATAACATTTGGTACACTCgcctctttttaaaaaaatacgttgTCCATAGCGTGGGTTGGGGCGAATGGAACtgttcaaatcattttaaaaaattgtctaaaagctgcactctcacagatataccctttttacaacttttttgtcttggaaagagcaaatgtttgcgtaaatacctgcaaaccaaagataaaagattgctaacaaaagatcagatcgcagattttcatatttccgttcgaaatataatgttttatggcttaaacccttactaacgggtttaagaaaaatgcataaaacatcaatttttgaacttaaatataaaaatctgcgatcttattttttttgtcagcagtcttatatgcatggtttccatgcattttcgcataaattggttcgttccaagacaacaatttaaaaaaaaacgttcaatctgtgagagggcagctttaactATAGAAGGTCATTGCACGTTTATAGAAATACAAACTTTATGAACATCCCTCGTTAAGTAATTGTAACAGACGATTTAAGTGATCAGCGATTTATGataaaagttattgttttaacaaaactatTGCATTAAATCCGTACAAGGATTACTTGATTTTGCCTTTGTGATGATCGTGTGGAATTTTTAACATGCTTCAAAATAATGCTTTAAGTAAGCAAGTTTATATACAGGACTAAAAATTTAAAGCATAAATtgaatctttgtttaaagcagCATAACTCCAAAGCAAACGAAAGAaaagattaaagaaaaataatgagaAAACCATAAGATGTCGAAACGCTTGTATTTCATGACACATAGATATAAAAGTAGACATACCGCGTGATATAAAAGTACACGCCATAGATCACGTTATATAAAGGTAGACGTCATAAACCGCGTGATATAAAAGTACACGCCATAGACCACGTTATATAAATGTAGACGTCATAAACCGCGTGATATAAAAGTACACGCCATAGACCACGTTATATAAAGGTAGACGTCATAAACCGCGTGATATAAAAGTACACGCCATAGACCACGTTATATAAAGGTAGACGTCATAAACCGCGTGATATAAAAGTACACGCCATAGACCACGTTATATAAAGGTAGACGTCATAAACCGCGTGATATAAAAGTACACGCCATAGACCACGTTATATAAAGGTAGACGTCATAAACCGCGTGATATAAAAGTACACGCCATAGACCACGTTATATAAATGTAGACGTCATAAACCGCGTGATATAAAAGTACACGCCATAGACCACGTTATATAAAGGTAGACGTCATAAACCGCGTGATATAAAAGTACACGCCATAGACCACGTTATATAAAGGTAGACGTCATAAACCGCGTGATATAAAAGTACACGCCATAGACCACGTTATATAAAGGTAGACGTCATAAACCGCGTGATATAAaagttaaatgatatttataaagcaaACTGAAGGCATGGCAGACCTCATCTTACCTTGCCAATGGAATGAGTTACACCTTGGAAATTGAAATGGATACTTCTGAATGAAAAAGGGAAATACAAAACTCCTTTCATTTTAGCTACTGTTTGCCGAAATATACAATACTGTGTTACTCAGATCTGTGACTTCCATTTCACCTGTACCCTGATAGATATATTGTTTCTCTTAAGCACTCGTGTTGAATTGATGATGCAATAGCGGGATAATGCATTTTAGTCAGGAAAATTTCGGTGAAATAAGCGGGTAGTTGGTTCGTCGAGTAACATGTTTTAGGAAATTCgggtttgaaattgcatttgttttcgttaaaactgtacattttcttaaCAATTGACACTAACTCTACAAGGAAAGTCCAAAAATGTAgagtttggttaagatttgataaagttatggcttcttaaacagggtcatgtcGGCAAATATACGGAAGTTCAGAGTCAAGTCgtcaccctttacaaagataataaaataaaaaaatattattttttttgccaattatcacaagttacagttaccacatcatattcttactaaaaattgataaaaaaaatatacaaaaaaaacaaacaaaaacggacgggggcgtggtgtgtcaaaacaacgcaacctgcccctgtgacTCAGATTATCTGTTTTATTGAAGTGCTAATGCATATGGCTCAATTGATTGGaccaaatatataataatcatttagAAAACCTCCGACGAAAACAGCTGCTATtatagtttacatttttatcattaattaatgtATAAAGTGAGTTATTTAGAAGTTCGCGCATGACCATTGGATAGTATAAAAGGCATCTGCGGTCGCATTAAGTTGGGTATTACTAAATTTGCTTTACGTACGGCAAAAGGTTGACgcaacaataaaaacactttttatctTGGTAGCTCTTGGAttaatatacaaacatgaaatttcTGCATCAAAACGAATTTCATGTTAATGGATAACTGATTAATACGTTATGCTGCAGTAATCGACAATTACATATGTAATGGCTTAtcgtaaacatttatttatattcagaTTAAGCTGTAAGGATGATTCAGAAAACAAGAGTATTGATGAAAACGTTCGTTATACTATTGGTACTGTGGGCTGTTTTGTTTGTGACaaatacattcaatgatataaatatacatactaaGCGAAAATTAGTTTGTGATGATTTTGCATACCAATCTTTTCATggaacatataataataaatcgGTGCAAACATCAAATCTGCAGGAAACACCCACTATCAAGAACCTGGATATGTTGGAAAATGTTGAACCTCCAGAACTAGCATACGACCACAATGCCAACCACAAAACACAAAGTGATTTTCAAAACCAAAGACAGCATGCGAATggaattgtttcattttcagaaatgaCGAACTTTGCTATAAACTGTTCGAATATAAATGAGGTAAAGGTTATAAAGCTGGTCGGAAGGGGAGTTGACAGGGTATCATTCCTCGGGATGTATAAAGGACAACACGTCGTGGTTAAAACTATAGCGAAAGAGATAGATAATTCTTGCATTAAGTTATTCGAGGAGAATGTACACCGATCAGTTGTTGAAATGGCCGATGCAGTAAGAAGTGGGTGCAATAACCAAGCAATGCAGCAGTTCCTGTTAGAGATAATATATCACACAGTTATAAAGTCGGAAAGTATTGTACAAATGTTGGGATTTTGCCTCCATAGGGTTCCGGATACATTAACACCTAAGCTATTAAGAAATCTTAATTTTGTCGGACAACCAACACTTGCTAGTATAACTGAATATGGGAACACAACCACCATAGACCGTCTTCAAGCAATGTCGCTGAAGCGAAGATTACAAGTGAGCAGGGACTTAGCACCTTTGCTGGTCCAGACAAATTATACGTCGATTGGGCCGATAACATTGATAGATTTTGAGCcgaaacattttctttttgtaaatgGTAGAATGAAAGTTTTCGATCTTGGACTTTATTACCATGGCCACCCCCCATGTGGCCCACAGAGTAACAACAGCTTTAAATACTGGCATACAGAACATACTGTCAGCAATAACACCTGTCTTTACAATATGCCTTGCACTGACGGGACATGTAATGGACTCCATTACGTCGTTAACTCAATGCTCATGGTAAAAAGTCTTATTGAACCTCTGTTGGGTAAAACCTTTGTCACTAAGATACCAAAACTGCACGGTTTATTTACGTCTAAAGGGATTATTTctcaaatcaataaaacactCGATTTCCTTCAGAGCCAGGGATTGTCATGAGAGTTGAAGAGATGTCAGGATGTGTGTTGAAGACTATAAATGTTGCTGCTTTAATATTGCATTGTTGCTGTAATATGCCTGTCGCATGAAAAATGCTTGTCACTAAGAACTGTTAAACTTTTTGTTTGCGAGTTTGTATCATGGgttcaatgtttaattttgctaaaCTCAATCAGATTAAGAGTTAAAAGTTGTGCTTTTAGCCCTAGATTTTCtcttcataaataaataacttctttttAAAGCAATACGGATAAATAGAGCAAAAAATACGCATAAGGATTGCTAATTATTTTTGCgttcatgaaatatattgcgagCTTGCAAATCAATGAATGCTCTCGGGGAGAATACAATGTAGCACATGGCAAATGCAAAAACCACTTTTGGTCATACAAAGCCATcataatatgtcaaacaaatatttctacGTCACTGGTCAGAGGAAATCAATGACAACAGCTTTGTCTCCTTGTAGTTACAATTTCCATTTACATAACCTTCTAGGGCATGCCACTATGTATGAATAAAGTGTAATACATGTAGTGTCCCAATAATGTTCAAAGAGTTATAGCGTTTTAATATTCATGTTCAAAGTGTTATAGCGTTAATTCATTCATGTTCAAAGTGTTATAGCGTTTCAATATTCATGTTCAAAGTGTTATAGCGTTTATATAATCATGTTCGAAGTGTTATAGCGTTTCAATATTCATGTTCAAAGTGTTATAGCGTGACAATATGCATGTTCAAAGTGTTTTAGcgtttatttattcatgttaaaGGTGTTATAGCGTTTCAATATTCATGTTCAAAGTGTAATAGCGttttaatattcatgtttaaagtGTTGTAGCGTTTCAATAATCATGTTCAAAGTCTTATATCCTTTCAATATTCATGTTCAAAGTGTTGTAGCGTTTCAATATTCATGTTCTAAAGTGACAAAGCTTTTCAATATTCATGTTCAAAGAGTAATAGCGTTTCAATATTCATGTTCAAAGTATTATATCCTTTCAATAAACATGTTCAAAGTATTTTAccttttatttattcatgttaaaGGTGTTATAGCGTTTCAATATTCATGTTCAAAGTATTATagcgtttaaaaaaatatgtttgaagtGGTATAGCGTTTCAATATTCAGTTCAAAGTCTTATagcgtttaaatatttatgtttaaagttttatagcgtttaaatattcatgttcaaaGTGTTTTACTGTTTAAGTATCTATAATATAACGTTTAACAATTCATGTTCAAAGTgttaaagcatttcatttttcaatgtttaaagtGTTACAGGGTTACTAGGAGTAGTGTTAGTGGAAATTGcggaagcagtagtagtagcagcagcagcagcggtagaagtagtagtagtagtagtagaagtagtagtagtagtagtagtagtagtagtagtagtagtagtagtagtagtggtagtggtagtggtagtggtagtagtagcagtagcagtggcagtggtagtggtagtggtagtattagtagtagtagtggtaatAGGAGCAGTGataatggtagtagtagtagtagtagatgaTAGTGGTAGTAGTGTTAGTAGTAGTGGTAGGACTGATTAGTAGTAGACGTAGCAGTAGAagtattagtagtagaagtagtaggaGTTATTGGCGTTTACTTTATGTTTCACCTATATGTATTCTATCTTTGAACTACGTTTATAAATGTGTGGAATATCTTTAACAAGTGTTTTGGAATCATATGGTTCTACAAAGCATAATACATCATACAATTTCATATATCTTTATCAACTCCCTGAAAGGGAGTAAAGCTGTTCCTTTAGTACGTACGCAATTAATTTATGGTTTCTTTCTCGAGTTGCACTGAATATCACcttgatataaaaagaaataatatttgacaaaagCTTCAATGTAGATATAGAGTTGTAACATCTGGTTAGAATGTGCTAATATTGTAACAACCTTGCATAGGTTTGGTTAATTAAGATTGAAAGTCCCATATAacgtttaacaatttatttctaAGAACAACCTCCAACAGTGgataacttaataaaataatagcTTGAAACCATGAAATGTATCAACGGCAGGCGTCCGCACTTAGTTTATAAAGACTTTTTTATTCACAGATCGTGTTAAACTATATTGAAATATGCTGTTTTAATATTAACTCCTACTTTATAGAATGGCAACATTTTAACAATGGCAGATACACATACGCTTCCATACTGCAGTCTGTACGAAAGTTCGTCGGACCTCGGCTCCCGCCGGTAATAAATCGCGAGGTCCGGCAAATACATGTTAATTGTAGGCCCGGGTGTCCGGCAATAATTCTtgagcaaaacatttttttttattgaaaaatcgTCCAAATGTCTAAAGTGTTGGTCGATTCCTCTGTTTCGTTGTTTTGAATCACGTAATCGATAGTATATAACGGTAACAGCCGACGTGTTCGAAGTATATTTTGTGTCCCGCTTCTTCGAACTGGAAGCGTTTGGAAACCGGAAACCGTTCACTAACCCAGACTGCCTTTGGCCTAGTCTAAATCATTCAGCCACTCAGATTCTATCGTCAATATAGATCCGTATCAGATGCAAGCATTTGGATGACATAGACTGCCTTTGACCTCGTTTCCTTTGAccttgtttgtaaacaaaataactatgcCCACTAGTTCTACAAATCTTTTCTTTCCCCAAATACACGGACGGTGCTTGCCCTGGTAAAGCAACAAAAAGAAAGGTATGTTATTGAAGTTTACTCAGTATTATAACGGGatcttgttattttaaatattattttaaacataatgtaaTTATCGTAAAcatgacatttaattaaattaaagaataatTTTCACCAACTGCCAACTATGTCTCCAATGGTATAGTTTGTCTATTTTAGTGTTTTACAAGTCACTTTACAAGTGACTCTGAGAATAATTGATTAAAACTGCTTATTCTTTTACATCATTTTCGCCATAATCGTAATTATTTTtactgaatatttatttatttgtctgaatgtttatattaataaggAGCCCCCAACAACAACCATTGCAGAAGGGAAAAACGAAGAAAGGTGGAAAGAGTATGAACAGAACCGTAGGGAAAGGAATTGGAACCCCGGTTGGCTGAAGGGACGGGATAGTTGGCTCATCTTTCATGAACAGCAGAAGGTGATGACATGCAAGGTGTGCCAAGAATATATGACAATAACTCAACTTCAGGTCAAAGTAGGAAAGAAATTTCTTACTGGTTGCAGTAACCTAAAAATTAGTGCAATCAATGACCATGAAATGTCTGATATGCACAAAAAAGCTGTTGagagtgaaaaaaacacatctaCTGTTGATGTTCTTACGTCATCTTCATCAGGCAAAGCCCTCTTGTCATTAAAACAGGCAGAACGTAACAAACTTCAACATCTTTTTCGAAATGCCCATGCTGTTGCCAAACGCGGTAGACCCCTTAGGGACTATAAGTGGTTATGCGAATGTACTGAAGCGCATGGTGTTAAACTTGGGGACACTTACAAAAACAGTCAAGCAGCTCTGGCATTTTTGACTTACATTGGGACGGTTGAAGTCCAGCAGACCATTGCAACAGTGAGAATGTCAAAATCCTTCTCAATACTCCTGGATGGTTCTACAGACTTAAGTGGTGATGAACAAGAATCCATATACATCAGGTGCTCTACCAATGGGAAAATTACAGAAAGATTCTGTTCACTCCGCACACCAGAAAGCACACGGTCCAAAGACATACATTCCATGGTGAATTCTTTCATGGAAGAACACAGTTTAGAAAAATGTAAGTACAATAACAACTGTTTGTTTCTTAGATTAATTTCTTATACCGTAGTTTTACCCTTAAGCTCActagatttttatcaaatttcagtTGACATTTGTGCAACACAATATATATCATCTTGactgatttaaatattattattttagcaTTTCAATTCATGTGCAAGTGCATCATAGCCATAATCTGTTAACTATTTATTTCCAGCTAAACATATTGGCCTTGGGTCGGATGGTGCCAGCAATATGACAGGGGTTAAAGCAGGACTGGCTGCCCTACTTAAAAACGGTCCTCATTTCATTAATGTTCATTGTCTAGTACATAGGCTTGAACTGGCATTCAGAGATGCATTAAAAGGGGTGAAATTTTATGATAAGTTGATGACCTTACTGATCGGGCTCCACTATCACTacaaaaaatactataaaaacaaaaaaggtcgAAAGGACACATTCGAAGCTCTGCAGTTAAAGGCAATGTTACCGCCAAAAGTCACAGGGACACGTTGGCTTCCTCATCTCAGCAGAGGACTGAAGGCGCTGATAAAGGGATATAGAGCATTTGAATGTCACCTGTCTGACCAAAGTCACAACAACCCCAAAGCAGAAGGCCTTGTCAAGATTATGACAGACAAGCATGTAGTTGCTTTCTTCTTGTTCCTGCATGTGCATATCATGacttaaatattgaatacacAACAGTTAGAATTAATTTGGTCGCCAGCTCAATTTATAAGTAAAAGGACAAAATGTAAAACACTGATATTATTGAATCAACCGAAACTTTATGATACTCATATCATAAAGTGATAGATTTTAACTTGTTTATGGGCTTCCACAACATCTTTAAAATCGCCACATTAATTCACTTATTGAGTTATTAATGACAGGACTTCATCGAACCACTGGCAAAGCTGTCAGCAAAGATGCAGCAGAAGTCAATTACACTTGGCGATGCCATGGTATGGATTGAGGCGACAAAGGAGACGATTGCAGAGAACGCACTGCTGTAAGATCTGTTAAAAATTGCACACATctcaacatattttcattgtcaagTAAAAGTGCAACTTTAAATTAGTTGATCTTCTTAAAAGATaagttttaaaaggaaattttaaatttatttaataaagcaATCACCAACAGGTACCATATAGGCTACTTCGAGCCTTTTAAGGataaatacatgtgcatttattttgtaataaatcttTGTACATGTGTTTAAGAACCATATTAATGATTAACAAATGTTTCTGTGATTGTTATATAATTGACTAGATTAAAGTTGGGATAGAATCTGGGAGCCATGTCGACTGGACAAACCAGAAGGGATAAAACATACAACATACTGCTCTTTGATAACAGGGAAAACACAACACTGTCTGAGGTATTAGGGAGTGGTGTGTACCAAGGGATCACCCTTAGAGGAGGCGGTAAAATGCCCAATCTTTCCTATAAAGGAAAACTTATTGCTGACATTATTTCGGCAATTGAGGTCAGATACCATctgaatgatgatgatgctaCCTCAAAAGTAATCAAGGCTACCAGACTGTTGAAACTGAACTGTTGGCCAGTAACTGATTCTGATAGGTTTAGAGGTAGAATGGTTACGAAGTTCCAGTTCATGTTCTTTTTGAGTTCTTTGCGAGTTGTTATAATTGAGATCTTCATTTCTTAGTCTTAATCATTGCCaatgtttttttagttattattgTTGCAGTTACACGTTTCTTTTTTCATTCATGTGTGTCACTagtttgtttgtaataaaagCTCTATTGTGCCCAAATTAAGAATATTAGGCTAGTCACATAAACGtaatttatatttctaaatCTTGCTTCCCTAATCAGTAATATTTTTGTCGGTCATTGATGTTTTGGATAAAATAATGGCTTATTAGTTGCTTCAAATGATAACAAAGCACTaagatgaaataattatttacaaattttcaGGGGTGCTTTTTGAGATTGCATGATACTGGCTAAGATAGGTCTAAACTCGAACAGTTCAGTataatttttttgcatattaaaaGTACATGTTAGTTTGAAAGTATATTGCAGATTTTGGAGATGATGACGTTCTCACAGTTGGAACCTTCTACAGTGACTTTCTAAAACGATCTGATGATGATTTTAGTCCAGAAGAAGCCTTGGACCAATGGaggttttttaaaaaagattctGTGGAAACGGTAACATTTTATTGTCAAATTCTCGatcagtacatgtatattgaatatacatttttcgtacttttgttgataattattCAAATCATGATTGCATTGTTTTGTGTTATCCCTAAACAAACTTTATTCTTGATGTATATTAAGCTGTCAAACAGGAAAGTATCTTTCGCATTTtactttgatgttttttttattatttacacagACATGGTGAGAGTCTCAGACAAATGTCATGGGAGACTCTGTTCACAGATGAGGAGGGATTGGCCTCAATATTCATGGTAATAGAGCTGCCCCAGAGCTTACCACCGACGACTGTTTCATGTGAAGGGTCGTTTTCGCAGATGAAACTTCTGAAGACATCTAGGCGCCTTCGTCTAAATGCATCAACATTAAATACACTGATGCAGGTGAAAATCTTGTCCCCAGAGGTGAAGGACTTCAACCCTGCTTGTGCTATAGATCTGTGGATGGTATGCTTTTACTATTAGGGCTTTATAATTCACCTCCTGTAATAGGGTTTGTTGCTTTTGGGTCATTCAActtatgttatatttgatttacatAGGAATAATATGGATCCTCGTAGATGAACATTACCCGTTTGACATTTCTCATTAACATTTCAGGCGGATGCAATGAAACCACAAGGTATGCGAAGGGTCAGTTACATGCGGAGACCAAAAAATGCTGCAAAACCTATAGAAGGTAATCTCCATTACTTTTTTTACAGGATAAAACAAAGCAGATATAAtgataaattcaatattaacaaatttcacacaatttttattttactcaCTATTCTGTATTTTAACAAGCAACCCAACAAACACCTAGTGAAGAGGCCGAGTCCACGATGGTTCAAGAGCCCAGAACAAGTGAAAAACCAGACTCTTTGGAGGACCCCCTTCCCATGGTTATGGATGAAAATGGTACGGTTtcttgaaaatttcattttatgtataaattgacatttttgtgCTATTAATGTTCATTAAAGTGATACCACAGGGTAAATAactaatatttttgcttttaaaataatgcttGCATTTAGATAGACTGGACTTTGATCAATTCCAATTACTACTTTTATATTACAGAACACAAAGATTCTGATGG encodes:
- the LOC128222816 gene encoding zinc finger protein 862-like, with the protein product MTCKVCQEYMTITQLQVKVGKKFLTGCSNLKISAINDHEMSDMHKKAVESEKNTSTVDVLTSSSSGKALLSLKQAERNKLQHLFRNAHAVAKRGRPLRDYKWLCECTEAHGVKLGDTYKNSQAALAFLTYIGTVEVQQTIATVRMSKSFSILLDGSTDLSGDEQESIYIRCSTNGKITERFCSLRTPESTRSKDIHSMVNSFMEEHSLEKSKHIGLGSDGASNMTGVKAGLAALLKNGPHFINVHCLVHRLELAFRDALKGVKFYDKLMTLLIGLHYHYKKYYKNKKGRKDTFEALQLKAMLPPKVTGTRWLPHLSRGLKALIKGYRAFECHLSDQSHNNPKAEGLVKIMTDKHVVAFFLFLHDFIEPLAKLSAKMQQKSITLGDAMVWIEATKETIAENALLFWR